TATTCTTATGCTAATTGCATTTTTTGGTTATTGTATCAACCTAACATTTGATAGTGCTAATCAGAATATGGAAGGCTGCCGGATCTTGTACACATCTACTGGAGGGCCATACTGATGCAATTACTTCTGTTTGTGTTGTCAAACCAAGAGGTGTCAGTGGGATATCTCAGTTGCTCATTGTCTAGCATTATGCCTTATCGTCTGCTGCCATTATTATTTACCTTGACACCATGTTCATACTCCACATCACTTgctcttgatatttctttttctgGTTTAATATTTCTTGTTGATATCCATTCTATTAACTTGCCTAAAATACACTGGATACCAAAAACTTTTACAAGCATTACAATCAGTATGGAGATATGGTTTGAATTTCTCCTGGATATCTTCTTCTCTGTGCTTCATTTCTTCTGGAATTCTGTCTGTGTTTATCATGCTTATACCTTTTATTTTCTGTAGTGGCTCAAAATGGTTCTGATCAAATAGTCGCTACGGCTTCCAAGGATAGGACACTGCGTCTCTGGAAGGTAAATGATGTGCCTGTGCTACTTATAACTCACTGTCTAATTTGTGATCTTCCCCTAATTAGTATTGTTTGGCTTAAAAGTTTGATGCAGATGAGTCTTCAGATCAGATAAAGAGGATTAGAGCCTTTAAGATTTTACATGGACATAATGCTTCTGTCCAGAGTGTTGCAGCAAATCCTGCTGGAGATATGGTCGTGCATCTCTTCACTTAATTGATCATTTAAAGCTTTTGATTATGAAATTGATTTTAAGAACTCTTACTGAATCCCAGTATTTATTGCATTGACAGGTGTGTTCAGGGTCCTGGGATTCTCAAATAGCTTTGTGGCAAGCAAGTGGCTCAGATACAGGTGACATCGTTTCAGtcaagaaaaggaagaagaatgctGATGAGGAGGATCCTCAAGCAGAAGTATGACTACATTTCTTCTAGGTTAAAGACAGAAGGATACATCTATTTCATTCCACATAGTGTATAAAAATCCATCATCTGTTTAACAAGGATAACATGTCTGTTCTAACTTCTACCTTATCCAGAAAAAAGATAATGTGTCAGGTTCCCAAAAACAGTGAAAAAGGAGGAAAGAACAGTTCATGGCTGCAGTTACTATTTTGATATCAAAAACTTTCCAGTGCAAGACATACACGTAGAAAACTATCTACTTTTACTTTTTTACAAATCCTCTTCATCCCTGAATACTAGTTCACATCCTTTTCCATCCTACCTCTTATATGCTGCACCCATTCAATTGTCCCAACCTTCTTCCTGCAGCGCCTCCAACTTTGTGTTGATACTTCCTCCGTTCCAAATTATTGACATAGTTTGAACTGGCATgcagtttaagaaaaaaatgaagacttTAGGAACTTGTGGtttaaaatatgacataactGCTGAGTTTTTTGAAACTTGTTGCCTTAAACATACCGTCATTTAACTGGAACTACAGGGAGTATTTGTTCTTCTTCCTTTCCCCTCCCTGCTATCCCTCTCTGATCCCTAACTTCCTCCCTTGTTCCTTATTTACCACCTTTGTTGCCATTATATTCTTCTTTTCAATGTTGTTTCAGCAACAATTTTGTGCCAGGCAAATATGTCTCTGACTTTCTATGTTGTATCTCATTAACAATTGATATCGATTAGCGAAATCTTGTGTACGTTTTGGTGAATGACAAGAAACGTTCTGATTTCCTCAAGTGACAATGTTCATCATGCAATTGAAGggtcaaaataattttgaaattgatttttgaaatatgtCAAGTCTTTGACTAGGAGGAGAGGTGTTATCTCTTATTATATCACTCTAAGTTGCTTTATCTAtgttctctctctttctttgcCTCTTCCTTTTCTAttgttttctctttctttttttgtaatGTTTGTTATCATAATCTTGTACTCAAAAAGTTCTATCACATCTTATGATCACAGGAGGAGGCTAAATCTACACTCGTAGGACATACACAATGTGTGTCGTCTGTGGTGTGGTCACAAGATGAAACAATTTATTCAGCATCATGGGATCACACTATAAGAAGATGGGATGTTGAGATGGGCAAGGATTCATTGAACCTGGTGACATGCTGTctcttttctccctttctttcagTCATATCTCTACTGTCCTGTGCACGTAGGCTAGTATTTCCTAAAACTATATTCATATGGATTGTAGAGGGGGGCGAAACAAATTTCCCACTTGCagaatatgaaattatgaaaattttgtgGAAGGTGTAGCACGTacatattcttttcctagtGATATTGCTTTCACTTTCTGTCAGAGATAACATTTCTCTTTGGCGGTCaacaatcatatttttaaaaattacctcATCATGTTAAGTAACCGGTTTTGAACCTTTTTAATGCCAAGACATATAGCTTTTTTTAGTCTATTTGTTGAGAGCTTGAAACTGTTTAGTCCTAAAAGTATGGATAATGACCGCCTTCCTCTTCAACAGTATTGCGACAAAGTTGTTAATTGCCTTGATGTTGGAGGTGAAGGTTCTTCCCTCATTGCTGCTGGTGGTTCTGACCCTGTTCTTAGGATATGGGATCCTCGCAAACCaggtttctttctttttctgtcCAACTTGCAGATCACTTTAAACACACCCTTGAACTTTAATCCCTGTCTCTCTGTGCTTAAATATCTTTTCTCTGTTTATATTGTTCAAGCAACTGATGACCTTACATGAGACAATGATATATGAAAAAAACTCCTTCATTTATCACTTCAGGTTCTTCGGCTCCTGTCTATCAGTTCTCATCACACAGTTCTTGGATATCCGCCTGCAAATGGCATGAAAAGTCATGGTTTCACTTGGTTTCTGCATCTTATGATGGGAAAGTAATGTTATGGGACTTAAGAACTGCGGTTAGTGCTATACCTCTTATGTCTCTATAATGATTAGTATGTTTTTATGAACACTTACATTTTCCATTCATGGGTAAAACAATTTGTATTGCAGTGGCCCCTTGCTGTCATTGATACTCACAAGGACAAGGTGCTAATGTTTGCCTTCTAAGAACTGGTTTTACAGTATTTGTTCTATCACATTAGAATTTGCTAAACATTAGTCTGTCAATACAGGTTTTGTGTGCGGATTGGTGGAAAGGTGAAAGTGTAATCAGTGGTGGGGCTGACTCGAAGCTTTGCATCTCTTCCGATGTTTGTGTGTTGTGATTAGAGGTAAATTACTCTCTTTTTGTAGTAGAGTTTGAAGAGGAAATTTCTTTCACAGCCTAGTTAGGTGGAGTAGAACACAAGTTATTAGGAAAAAAAGGAATATAACCCATGTACGGTTGAGTTTTGTGTGTATCAAAGTTATGATAGGACAAGGTAACATTGTATGCAGAGAGAGTAAAGCTTGATGTGTTTTGCATACTTTGAAGCACTCTATCATTTGATTGACCTGATGGTAATTGTGACAATTGTTCATTTGGCAGAAGTTGTATTTTTGGCACGGGTGACAAGGTAGTTTGTGCGAACAGGAATTGGCCAAGTATATGATTAGAACTTTTGTTCTATCAGGACAGATTCTCCCCTGTTACCGATATTGTGCTCCAAAAGATGATGCAATTTTGCCTAGGGAGAATCGGTTGGGTCAAGCTGGAGAGTTGGAAATGGTTTGTATTATATATTCCTGCGAGGCTAAAATGATTTGAAGCTCATTTTTTTGGGTGCCTAGTGAGTTTgcaatacaaatatatatcctAAGAGAATTTTCAAAGGATCTTATACGGTCACCTAGAACTGTATTTTATTTCAGCAACCATTCGTACCAATTTATCTGGAAGTAACTATATGATTAtcgaaattttatttgagagattcaAGCTGTTACTATTCACGCCCATTTTTTCGCCTTTCCTTTTGAAAGGTGCCTCAAACAGTCCTGAGTTGTGTGAAAATGGTTAGTTTTAACacacttctttcttttctttttttgcaatGAAGGTAAGTTTTATTACCAAAACAGATATGTACAGTACATATGAAAGCAGTAAGGCctttcttttatatttcttaGGAAGGTTCGAGTTTCTCAAATATGCAGCCAGCTCGATTTATTCAGAAATTGCAAGGAACTACTACTGCTACTACCAGTATGAACTACCAAGGCTTACAACTTATATTGTGTATTGCAATTGGCATCGTATACGTTGAGTGGATTTGGTTGTATGTACCATTCCGAAATGGTGCAAAACAATAATGTGCATTGTTTACGCCGAAGAAAGTATGCAACTCGAGTATATTTTATGGATCTTTTTGCCAGGGGAGAAAAACACTTGCTCGtctgaaaaaataattagggaGTAATCGTTATAATTGCAACAAGGTTTAGCATAAGATCCTAATTGTTCAAAATCCGTCCCTAAGAAAATGCCAAAGCAAAATTATTACCGTGGTCTAATCAAAGTGAACTCAATGATTTCAGCCATTGAGAATCAAGTATTGAGAAGTCAGTCTCAATTCGGAACAGACTCCAAAATCAAATCTTAGCCATTcaatacaataataacatattcgaTACAACCACATAAGTGGGAGGGTGATGTATATGTAGCTTTATTCCTGCCTTTTGAAGGTAAAGATGTTGTTTTCAACAGACTCTCGAATATAACATAAGTGGTTTGACAAGCACAGCTAGCCGGGTTAATAACCGTAGATACTGGATTAGAAAAGCACACGAATGATTAAATCATTATAAACAGTGATAGTACAATTTGATACGCGACTCCAACaaccatattatatatatggagACGCGAAAGAGATTATTATAGTAAGTCAGTCATTTCCCCCcgcatatattttaaaatcttgaatttcttgtgtgttttgatatttgatgatgatgatcGATTATGTCTtcgttttcttttttagaaaactagggtttttgcGAAAAGCTGGATTTATTGACTATTTAGGAACTTAACTGTTCTTGTATTCTGATTCCTTCAATAGTTTGGTGTTTGCTGTGCTGTGCTATTTTGGGATTTCAGAAAAAAGTAATCCCTTTATTGTAAAAATAGAATGTTAATGTCGGACTCCACCATGCCTACTGAAAAAAATATGTCAAGAATCAAGATTGAGTGCACATACATCTCCTTCCATTCGTTCCTTTTGATACACCAATAACCTTTGTTATTGGATGGATATATGATATCTCTTGCCACCGAGGGGTGCAGTTGAATCCAATAGTTTTGTCGAAACTCTGTTTTTATTTCCAGAAATTTATTGAATTTGTGTAAATTATTCATTTAGTCCAAATATAAGAATCCCGCATCTATAAGCTTCAAATCCAGATTCTTCATGACACCTTTTCTAAGTATACTCATTTCTCTACAGACCAGAGGTTATACAATTATACGGGAAACTACAGCAGGAATATCAATGTTAACAAAGAACAGTATCCTTTCTATTGTGAACCAACTGAAAGTATGTTCAAGTAGAAAGCAGCTGGAATCCCTTTACTCTTTGATGCTAAAGAATGGTGCAACCAAAGACTGTTTCTTGATGAACCAGTTCATTGCTACATGTTCTGCACTTAATAACCCAGATTTTGCATCCTTTGCATTTTCCCAGATGGAAAATCCCAATGTGTTCGTTTACAACGCACTAATAAGAACTTTTGTTCATTGTCACAATCCACATAAAGCATTACTGTTGTTTATAGACATGTTAAGAACTCAAAATATTCCAAGTAGCTATACATTTTCGTCAGTAGTTAAGGGTTGTACATTGACGTGTGGTCTAAGATTAGGGGAATGTATACATGGGCAGATTTGGGAATATGGGTTTGGAACCCATGTTTTTGTTCAAACTGGTCTAATTGATTTTTATTCTAATTTGGGTAGAGTTGATTTAGCGAGATTAGTGTTTGATGAAATGTCTGAAAGAGATAATTTTGCTTGGGCTGCAATGGTTTCAGCCCATGCCCGCGCTGGTGATTTGGGTTCCGCTAGAAAATTATTTGATGAGATACCTGAAAAAATTACTGTTGCTTGTAATGCTATGATCAATGGGTATGCAAAAACAGGGGATGTCGAGTCGGCTGAGCTGTTGTTTAAGGAAATGTCAAGGAAGGATTTGATTGCATGGACGACGATGATTAACTGCTACTCTCAGAACAGGAAGTATGGTCTGGCTATAGAGGTTTTTTATGACATGAAGAGTAACTTCATCACTCCTGATGAAGTAACAATGACAACTGTTATTTCTGCTTGTGCACATCTCGGCGTCCTGGATCAAGGAAAGGAGATGCATCTTTATGTTATGCAAAAAGGTTTTGATCTTGGTGTGCATATCGGGTCTGCATTAATTGACATGTATGCAAAATGTGGGAGTTTGGAGAGATCACTCTTGGtattctataaattgagggagaAAAACCTTTTCTGTTGGAATTCTGTTATTGATGGATTGGCTGTTCATGGTTATGCAGAAGAAGCATTAGCTCTTTTTAGCAGGATGGAGAAAGAAAAGGTAAAGCCTAATGGTATTACCTTCGTCAGTGTTCTTACAGCTTGTACTCATGCAGGGCTTGTTGAGAAGAGTCGAAAGAATTTCCTAAGTATGACTCAAGATTATGGCATCGTTCCTGAAATGGAGCACTACGGGTGCATGGTTGATCTATTGTGTAAAGCCGGTTTGCTAGAGGAAGCACTCCAGATTATAAGAAGCATGAGAGTGGAGCCAAATGCTGTTATTTGGGGTGCTTTACTTGGTGGTTGCAAGCTTCAGAAGAACTTGGAAATTGCTCAAGTTGCAGTCAAAAAGTTGAGCGTTTTGGAGCCAAACAACAGTGGCTATTACACCCTCCTAGTGAATATGTATGCTAATGCAAATAGATGGAGTGAAGTCGCCCGGATCAGAGCATTCTTGAGAGAGCTAGGAGTAGGAAAAGAACAACCAGGTTCCAGTTGGATTGAATTAGAGAAAAAGATCCATCAGTTTGCAGCTTGTGATAATTATCACCATTCTTCACAGGAGATCTATTCCTTACTAGATGGATTAGACGGGCAACTTAAGTTGGCTGGCCAAGTTCAGGAGCTTGAATTTGTTCTCTAATGACAGGACAAAGGCATCGTTGACGTTATAGGCTTCATAGTCAAATTGGctaagtattttgtattctgTTGCAGTGGATTTAAACCTGGACTGTACATTCGAAGTGGCAAAGGAAATGCTAATTTGTTGTGAGTCACTATGCTAAGCTATGAAAAATCATGCAGTGCGTTGAGTACTTGATAGTGTACAGTTTTTATCTTAAACGAGTAAATGTAATTCAACTGATTATAGCAGATTGATTACAATTTTATCAGTTTATAAATAGGCATTAATTATTATAGAGGTTTTGTGTAATTATGGACATGGCTCCCCTCCAGTAGACTTTGAGACCAGTTTGTCCAGTGCAGTCCTAATCTTATTACACCAGTACACAATTGATCTAAGGGTCAAGGTCTGCTTAAGAAATTAGAAAAACACCTCATAAACCGTGGTTAAACTAACAGTACAGTATTATGATAGAAACATCCGAAAGTATTGCTGTGGGGTTTCTATTAAATGACTTTTTCACTGATGTGTTATATTCCAAAAAAAAGCACTTAAAAGGGAATGGAGAGAGTAGTGTTTATTGTCGATAATAACATGGATGTGGATTTCTCTCATTAGGAGTATTTGTTCCATTCCACACAAATATGGGAGTAGAAGATATCCGGACACCACggtcatcaaaaaaataataataaaaaaaaaaatcaatgtgTGAATAATTTTACAGGTAAATTTAAATGTCCgttcatgtattttttttcttttaaatacaAAATGTATGTTGTACTAACTGATAGTGTTTAATGTAATTTACTCTAATAATAATGCTAGTTGTAATTGACACTTCTTGTTTGTTTCAAAATTTCCACAATAACTGATCAGGCGCAAGCTGTTGACATGTTGGACCAGTAGGTCAATACAACACCGTTTCGTCTGCGTAGGAAGGTCCACCTCATTTCATTTTGCATAGACGGCAAAAAGAAAAGCGTTGGGAACCAGGGGGAAAGGGAAGCCAACGGTTGACAGAGCCATGAAAAAGATGGCAGCTTTGCCATCGGCAGACTGGGAATGGGAAAATGCCACCGCCGGTGCTGCTGCGGGCCTTGCTACTGTCACATTCTCTCATCCCCTTGATGTTGTTCGTACCCGGTTCCAGGGTAAGTGTTATGCTTTCCTGCTATAGCAAATGAATGATCTCCTGTTGTTTCTTTGGAGCTTGATTTGTTGTATATGTTAATCATAGTTTACGATGGAAGAATCTCCAATGTCCCGGCCTATCGGAACACTCCTCACGCTTTGTTTGCCATTGCTCGAAGTGAGGTTTGTGTTTTCTGAATCTTTCCAATTTCTTCAAATATTGAAGCTTATCTACATATGCATTGCTACTATTCCAAAACTCACCTTTTAGTTCATGATTCGAAAAAGAAGTTGATTTTTCAATTCAAATAGTTGGTAGTTCTGGTGAAAGACAAATCATATAATGTGTTAAGGATGcttgtttcacaaatttttgGTTTCTCAAATAGGTAATATCAACTTCAGGAAATATGTATATGCAACACTGTTTAAACAAATACGTTCTATCCTCGATTAGGAAACGACACATGGTTTATTGTTGAGTGGATGCCCTTACTTTGATGTATCATGTATCTAAATGGATGTTTTCAGTAAGAATCCTTCTAAGAAGAAATGAGACCATGTTCGTCTTGGCGCTAGTACAACTGATAACTGTGGAGTTTTATGGTTGCTATCATATTCTCTATGTTACGATATTCAATCCACGGTTAGTCGGTAACAATATCCATTCACTCCCTCAAGAATCTTTTTGGAACCTTTGAGAGGAATCGTGTCCTAGTAGAGTTTGTATATGGCTACTCCAACTGGAAAGCTTTGAGAGGTCCTTTGTTTTCTTATAAATATGGTTTAAGTCCTTAATTTGAATGTCAACAGTTGAGTGAGGTGTCTTCTTGGACACGTCGATTTACTTCAAATCTTGATTGAGTCCTTTCTTGTTTCATTCACCTGTTCTCACAGGTAGAGTTTATTCAGTCAGCCTCATGACATAATCATAGTGAGAAATTCCATCACACTTTGTCAGTCACAATCAAACATACCACTGTCATATGGTTTTGAAGATGAAACTCCTTTACTTGCTGCCCCCTATTGAGTTTTTATGCTGCAGACTGTTGAATGTTTGCCTTATTGCTCGTATATGTTCTCACGTTTCCACCAAGATGACTTATTTATTTAGCTATAATGTTGTCTTATCAGGGTTTTAGAGGACTTTATGCTGGCTTTTACCCTGCTGTTCTTGGGTCAACTATTTCATGGggtttatattttttcttgtaagtaacatctttttcttttgttgacaAAGCTCTGGTAAGTAGCATCTTTTGCCATGAGACATCTTCAGCTTACCGAgaacatgaccttagatagagGGGGGATATGGAGGGTCGTGGATTAGGGTGACGATTAGTTAGTAGTTGAGTATTGTCTCACTTTCCGGTGGGATAGACTTGGTGGTAATTTGGAGCACCGTATCCACGTCTCCTTTCATACCAGTAGTATTAGTATTATTCTCGTTGCTTTTGATTGTcgatttttgttattatttgttgttttttgttctGGGTTAGAGTGTTATTTAGCTGTGGTTACTGTTCCTTTAATTCAGAATTCTATGTAATGCTTTCCTATTATTTGCCACCAGCTTCTTCACTTTCGTATTTTATGTGTTCATAACTGCTTTGGAATGCTTTCcctttctctattttcttttcttttcctttctttatcttttctttatttgagcCAGGGGGTCgaatggaaacaacctctctaccttcacaaggtaggggtaaggtttgcacACACACTATCctctccagaccccacttgtgggattacactagtaTTATCTAAGGCGCGCTTAAGTCctgaagcgaggctcaaaaTGTGTTGAGCACTTCGCTGGGCTTAATGTGTGCTTCAATGTTGTCATTAGGGTTTTTCTCTTGCCAATGAGCCTCTTCTGAAGAGGCTATATttaacaattgatatttcattttattgtaattttttcaatttctttgttcatatatttgtcattcatgcttataattattagtgTTGGactaaacatttattttttgtattttttctacATTTGCACCTTTTCTCATTAAAGCCCACACTTTGTTTGCGCTTAAAGCCCCAACAGACCTTAGagctttttgttttttatagcACAGGCTTACattgggtttgttgttgttgttgggatTGTTTGTAAGAAACAATGTCTCCCTGTAAGAAGCAACCAACATATTAGGTTGCTTTCACTTCGATGCTTCTTACATTTCTAGCTTGAGAGACATCTTTCTCTAACTGTAACATCTTTTTTGGAATTTCCTTTTCGTAGCTATAGCAAGGCTAAGCAAAGGTATCTAAGAAACAGGGAGGAGCTGAGTCCAGGCCTTCACCTTGCTTCAGCTGCAGAAGCAGGAGCGCTGGTCAGTAATCAAATTTCTGATGCTTTAATGAAATAACAATGTACTTCACGTGTTCAAATGTTCAGCATTCAATTGACCAGCTTTTGGCAGGAGTGTCAAATATAGATAGTTGTATGTGATTCTTTATTTGTTGTCGTAGTCCTTGTAGGAGTGCAATTGTAGTTGGCTTGCTGGTGACGAATCCCTTACTTTTACTGTtgataaaacttaaaagtgtGACCAAAGtgaaatctttcttttttcaatggAAGGCAAGGTCGAGTAATAAACTTATTGTTTTGGACtccaacataaaaaaaatagttattgatTCCCATCATTGGCAAACCACACATTAGGTGTTAGTTAAATATAGGAACTGGAGAACCTTATAGACAAACAAATTTGATTGTGTTGAGCTTTTTGTGGACAACCTTTTCCCCGCTTTATCAGTTCTGATGACAACAGATTGATGACTTATTATTTAGGTGGAAAAAATATGTGGCTTGCTTATTTTAGTAACTTTAAGCACATCCCTCTAATATTGCAGACTATGTCATATCTTAAAAGGTGTGTTTGTTGGAATTCAGGTCTGTTTTTGCACCAACCCTATTTGGCTTGTGAAAACAAGATTGCAACTTCAGACTCCTAATCAGATTCGTCCATACACCGGATTTCATGGTCTGCTTCACTCTCGTATTAACTTGTCAACATCTTGTTTCATTGTGCTTTCATCTAACTTTGAGCACTCTAGGACTACTTCTTTCCATCTTAATTTTATATGAGAATCCTACCTTTATTTCTGCAATTTTGAGGTTCTATAGTTGTGTATCCTCTTTTTGTTTACTGAGGTTCTATTGCAACTTCTGCTCTCTTTTGTATGTGCATGCACATTCAGTTTTCTGACTAGCCTCTTTTGTATTTACTATCCTACTTATTAACTTCATAGGAACTTTTTTGTATATGGATATCAGATGCTTTAAGAACCATAATCAAAGAAGAAGGATGGAGGGCACTTTACAAGGGGCTTATGCCAAGCCTATTTCTGGTTAGAATTGCATTCTCTTCCATtcttccccataatctcatccTGTAAATGAATTTGATCTTATCTTGAcataaattttttgaagttaACCATCATAGTATATCTAACTTTTTGGATAGATTATCTatacaatacacaacaaatttAATGCTGAAGTGTCACCATTCATTCATGAAACATGCTGGTCTGTTGTTGCTTAAGCAGATTACACATGGTGCTATTCAGTTCACGGCATATGAGGAATTTCGCAAAGTCATCCTTAGTTCGAAAGCTCAGGAGAATGAAAACCCTCTTGCCACAGCTGCTGACTTGTTGGTGAGGCTCTAGAACCAATGTGTATTGCTTTCTTTGTATGCAATCGATTCCATAgctgttttaatcttttgatgACCAGCAAAATTGATCCTTTTATGTATTATTAGATATTGGAATTCAGATGTGCTTAGACGAGTAAGAATGAGTACAGGTTAGGCAGGATTTTTTAAGTTAGTGGGCAAATGGCACAGATGAGAATATGCTGTCCAA
The Solanum stenotomum isolate F172 chromosome 12, ASM1918654v1, whole genome shotgun sequence DNA segment above includes these coding regions:
- the LOC125846492 gene encoding ribosome biogenesis protein WDR12 homolog; amino-acid sequence: MAGMDIDGNVEEAARRVQVRFVTKLKAPFKAPLSSIAIPSNLTRLGLSSIVNNLLKAGKDDWIPEPFDFLIDGELVRMSLEEFLLAKGISAEKILEIEYIRAVAPRKEEEPSLHDDWVSAVDGSNSKFVLTGCYDGFGRIWKAAGSCTHLLEGHTDAITSVCVVKPRVAQNGSDQIVATASKDRTLRLWKFDADESSDQIKRIRAFKILHGHNASVQSVAANPAGDMVCSGSWDSQIALWQASGSDTGDIVSVKKRKKNADEEDPQAEEEAKSTLVGHTQCVSSVVWSQDETIYSASWDHTIRRWDVEMGKDSLNLYCDKVVNCLDVGGEGSSLIAAGGSDPVLRIWDPRKPGSSAPVYQFSSHSSWISACKWHEKSWFHLVSASYDGKVMLWDLRTAWPLAVIDTHKDKVLCADWWKGESVISGGADSKLCISSDVCVL
- the LOC125846482 gene encoding pentatricopeptide repeat-containing protein At1g06143, with the translated sequence MTPFLSILISLQTRGYTIIRETTAGISMLTKNSILSIVNQLKVCSSRKQLESLYSLMLKNGATKDCFLMNQFIATCSALNNPDFASFAFSQMENPNVFVYNALIRTFVHCHNPHKALLLFIDMLRTQNIPSSYTFSSVVKGCTLTCGLRLGECIHGQIWEYGFGTHVFVQTGLIDFYSNLGRVDLARLVFDEMSERDNFAWAAMVSAHARAGDLGSARKLFDEIPEKITVACNAMINGYAKTGDVESAELLFKEMSRKDLIAWTTMINCYSQNRKYGLAIEVFYDMKSNFITPDEVTMTTVISACAHLGVLDQGKEMHLYVMQKGFDLGVHIGSALIDMYAKCGSLERSLLVFYKLREKNLFCWNSVIDGLAVHGYAEEALALFSRMEKEKVKPNGITFVSVLTACTHAGLVEKSRKNFLSMTQDYGIVPEMEHYGCMVDLLCKAGLLEEALQIIRSMRVEPNAVIWGALLGGCKLQKNLEIAQVAVKKLSVLEPNNSGYYTLLVNMYANANRWSEVARIRAFLRELGVGKEQPGSSWIELEKKIHQFAACDNYHHSSQEIYSLLDGLDGQLKLAGQVQELEFVL
- the LOC125846497 gene encoding folate transporter 1, chloroplastic-like isoform X2; the protein is MKKMAALPSADWEWENATAGAAAGLATVTFSHPLDVVRTRFQVYDGRISNVPAYRNTPHALFAIARSEGFRGLYAGFYPAVLGSTISWGLYFFFYSKAKQRYLRNREELSPGLHLASAAEAGALVCFCTNPIWLVKTRLQLQTPNQIRPYTGFHDALRTIIKEEGWRALYKGLMPSLFLITHGAIQFTAYEEFRKVILSSKAQENENPLATAADLLDSVDYATLGASSKLAAILTTYPFQVVRSRLQQRPSTTGVPRYMDSWHVVKETARFEGIRGFYRGITANVLKNAPAASITFIVYENVLNLLKMSRREY
- the LOC125846497 gene encoding folate transporter 1, chloroplastic-like isoform X4 — protein: MKKMAALPSADWEWENATAGAAAGLATVTFSHPLDVVRTRFQVYDGRISNVPAYRNTPHALFAIARSEGFRGLYAGFYPAVLGSTISWGLYFFFYSKAKQRYLRNREELSPGLHLASAAEAGALVCFCTNPIWLVKTRLQLQTPNQIRPYTGFHDALRTIIKEEGWRALYKGLMPSLFLITHGAIQFTAYEEFRKVILSSKAQENENPLATAADLLDSVDYATLGASSKLAAILTTYPFQVVRSRLQQRPSTTGVPRYMDSWHVVKETARI
- the LOC125846497 gene encoding folate transporter 1, chloroplastic-like isoform X3; the protein is MPPPVLLRALLLSHSLIPLMLFVPGSRFTMEESPMSRPIGTLLTLCLPLLEVSYSKAKQRYLRNREELSPGLHLASAAEAGALVCFCTNPIWLVKTRLQLQTPNQIRPYTGFHDALRTIIKEEGWRALYKGLMPSLFLITHGAIQFTAYEEFRKVILSSKAQENENPLATAADLLDSVDYATLGASSKLAAILTTYPFQVVRSRLQQRPSTTGVPRYMDSWHVVKETARFEGIRGFYRGITANVLKNAPAASITFIVYENVLNLLKMSRREY